From one Treponema denticola genomic stretch:
- a CDS encoding M48 family metalloprotease yields MKKKFGLFVIISLIPVVVLSCALLGSLNDPLAFTKNVVDAAAPIVEASKPIQNEEEYYIGREVAAIILSNYKLYRNKQLENYLNLICMTLVLNSDVPESYNGYHVAILDTDEINAFATPGGHVLVTKGLLSCTDSEDALAGVIAHELGHIQLKHGIGAIKANRITAAAVESSATMAVGSDKKAELKFLEDASKEIVTTLVNSGYSKSQEYDADRFAVKLMARAGYDPNAMTEMLKIMSEKQKNDSRGFGKTHPSAVSRIKSVEKESKKLAGDYNRSARLNRYQKNKLK; encoded by the coding sequence ATGAAGAAAAAATTCGGATTATTTGTAATTATAAGTTTAATACCGGTCGTTGTTCTATCTTGTGCCCTATTGGGAAGTTTAAATGATCCTCTTGCTTTTACAAAAAATGTTGTCGATGCAGCTGCCCCTATTGTTGAAGCTTCGAAGCCTATTCAAAATGAGGAAGAGTATTATATAGGAAGGGAAGTTGCTGCCATCATTTTAAGTAATTATAAACTTTATAGAAACAAGCAGTTGGAAAACTATCTTAACCTGATTTGTATGACCTTGGTCTTGAATTCCGACGTACCTGAATCCTATAACGGCTATCATGTTGCGATATTGGATACTGACGAAATAAATGCCTTTGCAACGCCCGGCGGCCATGTGCTGGTTACCAAGGGGCTATTGTCTTGTACTGATTCTGAAGATGCTCTTGCCGGTGTCATAGCCCATGAGCTTGGGCACATTCAACTAAAGCACGGTATAGGAGCCATTAAGGCTAATAGAATAACTGCCGCCGCAGTAGAAAGTTCGGCAACAATGGCTGTAGGCTCCGATAAAAAAGCGGAACTTAAATTTTTAGAAGATGCATCAAAAGAAATCGTAACAACCTTGGTAAATTCGGGTTATTCTAAAAGCCAAGAATATGATGCAGACCGTTTTGCCGTCAAGCTGATGGCAAGGGCGGGATATGATCCCAATGCTATGACCGAAATGCTTAAAATTATGAGTGAGAAACAGAAGAATGACAGTAGAGGTTTTGGCAAAACTCACCCATCTGCCGTTTCCCGTATAAAATCTGTAGAAAAGGAATCGAAAAAGCTTGCAGGCGACTATAACCGTTCCGCAAGGCTTAACCGCTATCAAAAGAATAAACTGAAATAA